The Pelmatolapia mariae isolate MD_Pm_ZW linkage group LG10_11, Pm_UMD_F_2, whole genome shotgun sequence genome includes a region encoding these proteins:
- the cxcr3.2 gene encoding C-X-C chemokine receptor type 3-2, whose product MSTTDNIWDYDYYGNMTEAVAAPCLQEDIYGFAEKFSPVVYSLVFVLAVVGNVLVLCVIRRYRISQSGGACAFSLTDTFLLHLAISDLLLAFTLPLFAVQWAHHWMFGLAVCKISGALFSLNRYSGILFLACISFDRYLAIVHAISSSWKRSTCHAQFACAIIWAVCLGLSGIDIYFKQVVMIDLVGQQRGPVCQVWFTENTLQWQVGLEFVSVVLGFGVPLLVMLYCYIRIFRSLCNASRRQKRKSLRLIISLVSVFVICWAPYTCFQLADSLLRLGVLSASCELGYVLDVGTLITESLGLSHCALNPLLYGFVGVKFRRELVRMCKGLLGQRSWLAMEGWRERRLRKATGSFSSAESENTSYSVMV is encoded by the exons ATGTCAACCACAGACAATATCTGG GATTATGATTATTATGGAAATATGACAGAAGCTGTTGCAGCTCCGTGCTTACAGGAAGACATCTATGGTTTTGCAGAGAAGTTCTCCCCTGTGGTATACAGCCTGGTGTTTGTCTTGGCAGTTGTTGGCAACGTGCTGGTGCTGTGTGTGATCAGACGCTACAGAATCTCTCAGAGTGGTGGAGCTTGTGCCTTTTCCTTAACAGACACCTTCCTCCTTCACCTGGCCATTTCAGACCTTCTTCTGGCCTTCACTCTGCCCCTGTTTGCAGTGCAATGGGCTCACCACTGGATGTTCGGCTTGGCTGTTTGCAAGATCTCAGGTGCTCTCTTCTCCTTAAACCGGTACAGTGGCATCCTCTTCCTGGCCTGCATCAGCTTTGACAGATACCTGGCAATCGTTCATGCCATCAGCTCAAGTTGGAAACGAAGCACATGCCATGCTCAGTTTGCATGTGCCATTATCTGGGCAGTCTGTCTGGGCTTGAGTGGAATTGACATTTACTTTAAACAAGTGGTAATGATAGACCTTGTCGGTCAGCAGAGGGGGCCCGTGTGCCAGGTGTGGTTCACTGAAAACACTTTACAGTGGCAGGTGGGGCTGGAATTTGTCAGTGTAGTTCTGGGCTTTGGGGTTCCCCTCCTAGTTATGCTCTACTGCTACATCCGGATCTTCAGGTCTCTGTGCAATGCCTCTCGCCGCCAAAAGCGCAAGTCTCTCCGCCTCATCATCTCCTTAGTGTCTGTATTTGTAATCTGTTGGGCTCCATACACCTGCTTCCAGCTGGCAGATAGTCTGCTAAGGCTGGGTGTGTTAAGTGCATCCTGTGAGCTTGGCTATGTGCTTGACGTTGGAACTCTGATCACTGAAAGTCTGGGACTGTCACACTGTGCCCTCAATCCTCTGCTGTACGGCTTTGTAGGAGTGAAATTTAGGCGGGAGCTAGTCAGAATGTGTAAGGGGCTACTGGGACAGAGGAGCTGGCTGGCAATGGAAGGGTGGCGAGAGCGAAGGCTTAGAAAAGCCACGGGATCATTCAGTTCTGCAGAGAGTGAAAACACCTCGTATTCTGTCATGGTGTGA